In one Haloplanus salinus genomic region, the following are encoded:
- a CDS encoding PUA domain-containing protein, protein MSQLDTELARLRTVADYQFGAGAGAALFPRDDTLDVTHSTGGRPRQIRAEGGRVVSYGVDGRFTLGLEGGRRLVAALATPAARVVVGSESEPFVRDGKNAFAKFVRGVDGDVRPGDEVAVVDGDDDVLAVGRAELAASAMRDFETGMAVKVRAGAGAD, encoded by the coding sequence ATGAGTCAGCTGGACACCGAACTCGCTCGTCTGCGGACGGTCGCCGACTACCAGTTCGGCGCCGGAGCCGGCGCGGCGCTGTTCCCTCGCGACGACACCCTCGACGTGACCCACTCGACCGGGGGGCGGCCGCGACAGATCCGCGCCGAGGGGGGACGGGTCGTCTCCTACGGGGTCGACGGTCGGTTCACCCTCGGGTTGGAGGGGGGCCGTCGACTCGTCGCAGCGCTGGCCACGCCCGCGGCCCGCGTCGTCGTCGGCTCCGAGAGCGAACCCTTCGTCCGCGACGGAAAGAACGCCTTCGCCAAGTTCGTCCGGGGCGTCGACGGCGACGTACGGCCGGGCGACGAGGTGGCCGTCGTCGACGGCGACGACGACGTGTTGGCCGTGGGCCGGGCCGAACTCGCCGCGTCGGCGATGCGTGATTTCGAGACGGGGATGGCGGTGAAGGTGCGGGCGGGCGCCGGGGCGGACTAG
- a CDS encoding presenilin family intramembrane aspartyl protease PSH, with amino-acid sequence MNAREVRGAAVAATLFLFVQVGALAMVGPFETAGYQAVEDPSDPTNSLVYIAAILVATALMLAAFKYAFERAVKAVVLLSSALVSWYVFAVVTPPLLTVGPVNVVAVALSIAVAVALLLYPEWYVVDAAGVVMGIGAGALFGISFGLLPAILLLSVLAVYDAISVYGTRHMLSLAEGVMELRIPVILVVPLSLSYSLLADDFSGANEVHEEGSAAVTDGDGAPVDDADDGDVTGGDATDPTRDAFFIGLGDAVMPTVMVASGAFFSPAASLGLAGLPALNLPALLSMVGTFLGLGVLLWAVLKGRAHAGLPLLNGGAIGGYLLGSVLAGVPLVRALGLAAYL; translated from the coding sequence ATGAACGCGCGCGAGGTTCGTGGCGCCGCCGTCGCCGCGACGCTCTTCTTGTTCGTCCAGGTCGGTGCGCTCGCGATGGTCGGTCCCTTCGAGACGGCGGGCTACCAGGCCGTCGAGGACCCCTCCGACCCGACCAACAGCCTCGTCTACATCGCCGCCATCCTCGTCGCCACGGCGCTGATGCTCGCGGCATTCAAATACGCCTTCGAGCGGGCGGTCAAGGCCGTCGTCTTGCTCTCCAGTGCCCTCGTCTCGTGGTACGTCTTCGCCGTCGTCACGCCGCCGCTTCTCACCGTCGGCCCGGTCAACGTCGTCGCCGTCGCGCTCTCTATCGCCGTCGCCGTCGCCCTCTTGCTCTATCCCGAGTGGTACGTCGTCGACGCCGCCGGGGTGGTGATGGGCATCGGCGCTGGCGCCCTCTTCGGCATCAGCTTCGGTCTCCTCCCGGCCATCCTCCTCCTCTCGGTGCTCGCCGTCTACGACGCCATCAGCGTCTACGGCACCCGCCACATGCTCAGTCTCGCGGAGGGCGTCATGGAGCTACGCATTCCGGTCATCCTCGTCGTCCCGCTCTCGCTCTCCTACTCCCTCCTCGCCGACGACTTCTCGGGGGCGAACGAGGTTCACGAGGAGGGGTCGGCGGCCGTGACCGACGGGGACGGAGCGCCGGTCGACGACGCGGACGACGGCGACGTGACCGGCGGCGACGCGACCGACCCCACCCGCGACGCCTTCTTCATCGGCCTCGGCGACGCCGTCATGCCGACGGTCATGGTCGCCAGCGGCGCCTTCTTTTCGCCGGCGGCGTCGCTCGGCCTCGCGGGTCTCCCCGCGCTCAACCTCCCCGCGCTCCTGTCGATGGTCGGCACGTTCCTCGGCCTCGGCGTCCTCCTGTGGGCGGTGCTGAAGGGGCGTGCCCACGCCGGTCTTCCGCTGCTGAACGGCGGCGCAATCGGCGGCTACCTCCTCGGCTCCGTTCTCGCAGGCGTTCCGCTCGTTCGAGCACTCGGGCTGGCCGCGTATCTCTAG
- a CDS encoding H/ACA ribonucleoprotein complex subunit GAR1 yields MRRLGTVTRTAGGLAIVRCDEGDGVPDIGTGALDESLSDVGRVVDVFGPVSRPYLAVSPADRVRLPDLLGTTLYAR; encoded by the coding sequence ATGCGCCGCCTCGGCACCGTCACCCGGACCGCCGGCGGGCTGGCCATCGTCCGCTGTGACGAGGGCGACGGCGTGCCCGACATCGGCACGGGTGCCCTCGACGAATCGCTCTCGGACGTCGGACGCGTCGTCGACGTGTTCGGCCCCGTCTCCCGCCCGTATCTCGCCGTCTCGCCCGCGGATCGCGTCCGTCTGCCGGACCTACTCGGGACGACGCTGTACGCCCGCTGA
- the srp19 gene encoding signal recognition particle subunit SRP19, with amino-acid sequence MVENVIWPAYLDASKTRAEGRRVPRGEAVDDPTVDEIAEAVQQVGYDAVIERDKTYSREFESRGRVLVQGADDATKNDLVQAIAAYVGILRE; translated from the coding sequence ATGGTGGAGAACGTCATTTGGCCCGCCTATCTCGACGCGTCGAAGACGCGCGCCGAGGGGCGGCGCGTCCCCCGCGGCGAGGCGGTCGACGACCCGACGGTCGACGAGATCGCCGAAGCCGTCCAGCAAGTCGGCTACGACGCGGTCATCGAACGCGACAAGACCTACTCCCGGGAGTTCGAATCCCGCGGGCGCGTCCTGGTGCAGGGGGCCGACGACGCCACGAAAAACGACCTCGTGCAGGCTATCGCGGCCTACGTGGGTATCCTCCGCGAGTGA
- the btuC gene encoding vitamin B12 ABC transporter permease BtuC: MHTSVRTGAWVVGLAGALVAVTLVSATIGPVAIGVRSVADIALAALFGGTAGAPEGHRTIVVSIRLPRIVLGAIVGFALATAGTVMQGFFRNPMADPSIVGVSAGAATGAVATIVAPVAIPVALPVAAFAGALVAAFGVYALASEGGRTPVGTLLLAGVAVQTFLGAVVSFMLVSSGRDLREAVYWLMGHLQHSTWTEAGVAAAVVVPGFLGLLVYARDLNVLLLGEEDAGSLGIEVERSKRLLLAVSSLLTAAAVAVAGVIGFVGLVVPHIMRLLVGPDHRILLPTSALAGAAFLVATDTVARSGPAELPVGIVTAAVGAPFFLYLLRNREVRTP, from the coding sequence ATGCACACGAGCGTGCGGACGGGCGCGTGGGTCGTCGGGTTGGCCGGGGCGCTCGTCGCCGTGACGCTCGTCAGCGCCACCATCGGGCCGGTCGCGATCGGCGTCCGGAGCGTCGCCGACATCGCCCTCGCGGCACTGTTCGGCGGTACGGCCGGAGCGCCGGAGGGCCACCGAACGATCGTCGTCTCGATCCGCCTCCCGCGTATCGTCTTGGGGGCGATCGTCGGCTTCGCCCTCGCGACGGCGGGGACGGTGATGCAGGGGTTCTTCCGGAACCCGATGGCCGATCCCTCCATCGTCGGCGTCTCCGCGGGCGCGGCGACGGGGGCGGTGGCGACCATCGTCGCCCCGGTCGCCATCCCGGTCGCGCTCCCCGTCGCCGCGTTCGCCGGCGCCCTCGTCGCCGCCTTCGGCGTCTACGCCCTCGCCTCCGAGGGCGGGCGAACGCCCGTAGGGACGCTCCTGCTCGCCGGCGTGGCCGTCCAGACCTTCCTCGGTGCCGTCGTCTCCTTCATGCTCGTCAGCTCCGGGCGGGACCTGCGCGAGGCCGTCTACTGGTTGATGGGCCATCTCCAGCACAGCACGTGGACCGAGGCCGGCGTCGCCGCCGCCGTCGTCGTTCCCGGCTTTCTCGGCCTCCTCGTGTACGCACGCGACCTGAACGTCCTCCTCCTCGGCGAGGAGGACGCGGGCTCGCTCGGCATCGAGGTCGAGCGGAGCAAACGCCTCCTGCTCGCCGTGTCGAGCCTCCTCACCGCCGCGGCGGTGGCCGTCGCTGGCGTCATCGGCTTCGTCGGCCTCGTCGTCCCCCACATTATGCGCCTGCTCGTCGGCCCGGATCACCGAATCCTCCTCCCGACGAGCGCACTCGCCGGCGCGGCGTTCCTCGTGGCGACCGACACCGTCGCGCGCTCCGGCCCCGCGGAACTCCCAGTGGGCATCGTCACCGCCGCGGTCGGCGCCCCCTTCTTTCTCTACCTGCTCCGCAACCGGGAGGTGCGGACGCCGTGA
- a CDS encoding ATP-binding cassette domain-containing protein, with product MTTAIDVDGVSVSLGGVAVLDAVSTTVEDGQFVGLVGPNGAGKTTLLRTINGALDPDEGAVHVAGADVSDIGSRATSRLVATVPQSTAVAFEFPVRHVVEMGRTPHIGRFGTRTAADREAVDAAMERAAVTDLADRPVTEVSGGERQRVFLARALAQDTPVLLLDEPTSDLDVNHQVRTLDIVSDLVAEGRTVVAAIHDLDLAARYCDELRLLYDGQIEAAGPPASVLTDATVEAAFGARARVVEHPVTESMSVTAFGTDATGADGRVHVVGGGGAATPLLHRLDAAGFECSVGAVSADDPDAETARAIGADLVTVPPYAPVDDEACAAVADRLRRADAVVVADVTVAPGNRAVLDAVHGSDAPVVVVDGRPIGDRNLAGAAGRRLDARLRTRGRVVDDDPAAVVAAVRRAVGSKADDKERRTAETDPRP from the coding sequence GTGACGACCGCTATCGACGTCGACGGCGTCTCCGTCTCGCTCGGCGGCGTGGCCGTCCTCGATGCCGTATCGACCACCGTCGAGGACGGACAGTTCGTCGGCCTCGTCGGGCCGAACGGCGCCGGCAAGACGACGTTGCTCCGGACGATCAACGGCGCGCTCGACCCGGACGAAGGGGCGGTCCACGTCGCGGGCGCGGACGTGTCCGACATCGGCTCGCGCGCGACGAGTCGACTCGTCGCGACCGTCCCGCAGTCGACCGCGGTCGCCTTCGAGTTCCCCGTCCGCCACGTCGTCGAGATGGGACGGACGCCTCACATCGGCCGGTTCGGCACCCGGACGGCGGCGGACCGCGAGGCCGTCGACGCGGCGATGGAGCGGGCGGCCGTCACGGACCTCGCGGATCGCCCCGTAACGGAGGTAAGCGGCGGCGAACGACAGCGCGTCTTCCTCGCCCGCGCGCTCGCCCAGGACACGCCCGTCCTCCTGCTCGATGAACCCACCTCCGATCTCGACGTGAACCACCAGGTCCGGACGCTCGACATCGTGTCCGACCTCGTCGCGGAGGGCCGAACCGTCGTCGCCGCCATCCACGACCTCGACCTCGCGGCGCGGTACTGCGACGAACTCCGTCTCCTCTACGACGGGCAGATCGAGGCGGCCGGTCCGCCGGCGTCGGTCCTCACCGATGCGACCGTCGAGGCGGCGTTCGGCGCGCGGGCGCGGGTCGTCGAACACCCGGTCACGGAATCGATGTCCGTCACCGCGTTCGGCACCGACGCGACGGGGGCGGACGGACGCGTCCACGTCGTCGGCGGTGGCGGGGCCGCGACGCCGCTGCTCCACCGCCTCGACGCCGCCGGCTTCGAGTGCTCCGTCGGCGCCGTGAGCGCGGACGATCCGGACGCCGAGACGGCGCGGGCGATCGGCGCCGATCTCGTGACCGTCCCGCCGTACGCGCCCGTCGACGACGAAGCGTGTGCCGCCGTCGCCGACCGACTCCGCCGGGCAGACGCCGTCGTCGTCGCCGACGTGACCGTGGCGCCGGGGAACCGTGCCGTCCTCGACGCCGTCCACGGGAGCGACGCGCCGGTCGTCGTCGTCGACGGCCGACCCATCGGCGACCGAAACCTCGCGGGCGCTGCGGGGCGGCGACTCGACGCGCGGCTCCGGACGCGGGGGCGTGTCGTGGACGACGACCCGGCGGCCGTCGTCGCGGCGGTGCGGCGAGCCGTCGGATCGAAGGCGGACGACAAGGAGCGCCGGACCGCCGAAACCGACCCACGACCGTAG
- a CDS encoding class I SAM-dependent methyltransferase produces MKRPCVRVPREAGEGTRRALAEAGLLDDGYEIVVEDGRLYLPVADREVVDEEYDVVTRDVPAHDTQQTPADRLGFDPSYERLGDVAILDEDDPERAREIATAILDSDLPVRAVIDRASKVKGDLRVRDWTVVARADDGGSDRPVTETVHREYGFEYLLDLSQVYFSPRLATERHRVTEGVAAGEHAVDMFAGVGPFAVPMAARGATVVGVDLNPAAVEYLQENARRNGVGDRVTAIEGDVRDVAADYADWADRIVMNLPHSADEFLDVAVTLAAADCVIHYYDIQHEDDPFGPGERAIREAATPAGYDVDVLTRHVVRSYAPHELNVCLDVRLTR; encoded by the coding sequence ATGAAACGGCCCTGTGTGCGCGTGCCTCGCGAGGCGGGTGAGGGGACGCGACGGGCGCTCGCCGAAGCGGGACTCCTCGACGACGGGTACGAAATCGTCGTCGAGGACGGTCGGCTCTACCTCCCGGTGGCCGACCGCGAGGTGGTAGACGAGGAGTACGACGTCGTCACCCGCGACGTGCCGGCCCACGACACCCAGCAGACGCCGGCCGACCGCCTCGGCTTCGATCCCTCGTACGAACGTCTCGGCGACGTGGCCATCCTCGACGAGGACGATCCCGAACGGGCACGCGAGATCGCGACGGCCATCCTCGACTCGGACCTACCCGTCCGGGCCGTGATCGACCGCGCCTCGAAAGTGAAAGGCGACCTCCGCGTCCGCGACTGGACGGTCGTCGCGCGGGCCGACGACGGCGGGAGCGACCGCCCGGTCACCGAGACCGTCCACCGCGAGTACGGGTTCGAGTACCTGCTCGACCTCTCGCAGGTCTACTTCTCGCCCCGCCTCGCGACCGAGCGCCATCGCGTCACGGAGGGAGTGGCGGCGGGCGAGCACGCGGTCGACATGTTCGCCGGCGTCGGTCCGTTCGCCGTGCCGATGGCGGCCCGCGGGGCGACCGTCGTCGGCGTCGACCTCAACCCTGCGGCCGTCGAATACCTCCAGGAGAACGCCCGCCGGAACGGCGTCGGCGACCGCGTGACCGCTATCGAAGGCGACGTGCGCGACGTCGCTGCCGACTACGCCGACTGGGCCGACCGGATCGTGATGAATCTGCCTCACAGCGCCGACGAGTTCCTCGACGTCGCCGTCACCCTCGCCGCCGCCGACTGTGTGATTCACTACTACGACATTCAACACGAGGACGACCCGTTCGGGCCGGGCGAGCGGGCGATCCGCGAGGCGGCGACGCCGGCGGGCTACGACGTGGACGTGCTGACCCGGCACGTCGTGCGGTCGTACGCCCCCCACGAGCTGAACGTCTGTCTCGACGTTCGTCTGACACGGTAG
- a CDS encoding ABC transporter permease — protein sequence MNSLVEIEGRTVRGWLFRGLIATLFCLLVLPLGIVVATAFDASSAVVFPPTELSGRWFGELLASPTWLRSLLNSLVVATGTSALSMLVGTTAALGLRRYGGRFRGALVGLALLPLLVPGVVIGVSLLTFFSVFGLQQSYLALVLAHSLWATPLTFSVMQSSFARFDWRRHEAARDLGASRLVAFRAVVVPEVRTGLVVAALVAFIVSLQEFVMALFLSGPDTRTVPVQAWNSLRQSLDPLVSVVSTILLAAVVLLVLVGTALAGIERLATDA from the coding sequence GTGAACTCCTTGGTTGAGATCGAAGGACGTACGGTCCGTGGCTGGCTGTTCAGGGGGCTGATCGCGACCCTGTTCTGTCTGCTCGTGCTCCCGCTGGGCATCGTCGTCGCGACGGCCTTCGACGCTTCGAGCGCCGTCGTCTTCCCGCCGACCGAACTCTCGGGACGGTGGTTCGGCGAACTGCTGGCCTCGCCGACGTGGCTCCGGTCGCTTCTCAACAGCCTCGTCGTCGCCACAGGAACGAGCGCGCTCTCGATGCTCGTCGGCACGACGGCGGCGCTCGGCCTCCGCCGGTACGGCGGGCGGTTCCGAGGAGCGCTCGTCGGCCTCGCGCTGCTACCCCTGCTCGTCCCCGGCGTCGTCATCGGGGTGAGCCTGTTGACCTTCTTCAGCGTGTTCGGCCTCCAGCAGAGCTATCTCGCGCTCGTGTTGGCACACTCGCTGTGGGCGACGCCGCTCACCTTCTCCGTGATGCAGTCGTCGTTCGCCCGGTTCGACTGGCGGCGCCACGAGGCCGCCCGCGACCTCGGGGCATCGAGACTCGTCGCGTTCCGGGCCGTCGTCGTCCCCGAGGTGCGGACGGGACTGGTCGTCGCGGCGCTCGTCGCGTTCATCGTCAGCCTCCAGGAGTTCGTGATGGCGCTGTTTCTCTCGGGACCCGACACACGGACCGTGCCGGTCCAGGCGTGGAACTCGCTCAGACAGAGCCTCGACCCGCTGGTGAGCGTGGTGTCGACGATCCTGCTGGCGGCGGTGGTGTTACTGGTGCTTGTCGGCACGGCGCTCGCGGGGATCGAACGGCTCGCGACCGACGCCTGA
- a CDS encoding ABC transporter permease: MSLSDARWTRAFAALPARWRTVALLAPLLILDGVVFLVPMGYLFRLSLAERTTGGAFVEGSWSLSGYEYVAETPLVHEIFAFTMGFAVLVTALAVAVAVAYAYAAWRATGWWRTALLAGAVLSLFTTIVVKLFAVVLVFSPRGVLNDLLVGAGVLTEPLLLVDNPVGAVIAQLYIVVPYAVLAVYAVLSTLDDHLAEAARDLGADGPAVFREVVVPHARPGVAVAAVISFTWSVGAYPAPLLVGSGSEQTNAILVSQLLLAEFDWPAAAALAVVTVAVVLAALLAGLWRLDDGGELLG, translated from the coding sequence ATGTCGCTGAGCGACGCTCGCTGGACCCGTGCGTTCGCCGCGCTTCCCGCTCGGTGGCGGACCGTCGCCCTGTTGGCACCGCTGTTGATCCTCGATGGGGTCGTCTTTCTCGTCCCGATGGGCTATCTGTTCCGGCTGAGCCTCGCCGAGCGAACGACCGGCGGCGCGTTCGTCGAGGGGTCGTGGTCGCTCTCGGGCTACGAGTACGTCGCCGAGACGCCCCTCGTCCACGAGATATTCGCGTTCACGATGGGTTTTGCCGTCCTCGTGACGGCGCTCGCGGTGGCGGTGGCCGTCGCCTACGCCTACGCAGCCTGGCGGGCGACCGGGTGGTGGCGGACGGCGTTGCTCGCCGGGGCGGTCCTCTCGCTGTTTACGACCATCGTCGTCAAGCTGTTCGCGGTCGTCCTCGTGTTCTCGCCGCGGGGCGTTCTCAACGACCTCCTCGTCGGCGCCGGGGTCCTCACCGAACCCCTCCTGTTGGTGGACAACCCCGTCGGCGCCGTCATCGCGCAACTGTACATCGTCGTTCCCTACGCCGTCCTCGCGGTGTACGCGGTGCTCTCGACGCTCGACGACCACCTCGCCGAGGCGGCTCGTGACTTAGGAGCCGACGGTCCCGCCGTCTTCCGCGAGGTGGTGGTTCCACACGCCCGGCCCGGCGTCGCCGTCGCCGCGGTGATCAGCTTCACCTGGTCGGTCGGCGCCTACCCCGCCCCGCTGTTGGTCGGATCGGGAAGCGAGCAGACCAACGCCATCCTAGTCTCGCAGCTCCTACTGGCCGAGTTCGACTGGCCCGCCGCCGCCGCCCTCGCGGTGGTCACCGTGGCCGTCGTGTTGGCGGCGCTGCTCGCCGGCCTGTGGCGACTCGACGACGGGGGTGAACTCCTTGGTTGA
- a CDS encoding ABC transporter ATP-binding protein: MLELDGLTVTYGDLTAVDDVSFTVAEGEFCCLLGPSGSGKSTVLRAVSGFETPAAGRIRLDGADVTERPPNERDCSMVFQDWALFPYRSVRENVEFGLKMDGVPATERDARTDEMLELVEMAGYGDSRPAQLSGGQKQRVALARSLALDPDLLLLDEPLSNLDRRLRETMQLELKRIHDRVGTTMLYVTHDQDEAFTLGERLGVMNDGRLVQLDAPETVYDDPTDRFVESFLGTTNFVDCRVVDERGPTLGTPFGVDFEAPIDGAGLATGDAVVVSLRPERLSFAPAGRVGANSQAVGDGGEATVSVTTRVEETVYRGSDVRIRLSAGETTLFVEPSVASAPGVAPGDRLTVRFAPSEARYFDASGGRCR; this comes from the coding sequence ATGCTCGAACTCGACGGACTCACCGTCACCTACGGCGACCTGACGGCCGTCGACGACGTCTCGTTCACCGTGGCGGAAGGGGAGTTCTGCTGTCTGCTCGGCCCGAGCGGCTCGGGAAAGTCGACGGTGCTCCGGGCGGTGTCGGGGTTCGAGACGCCGGCGGCCGGGCGGATCCGGCTCGACGGCGCCGACGTCACCGAGCGGCCGCCGAACGAGCGCGACTGTTCGATGGTGTTTCAGGACTGGGCACTGTTCCCCTACCGGAGCGTGCGTGAGAACGTCGAGTTCGGGCTGAAGATGGACGGCGTGCCGGCCACGGAGCGTGACGCCCGCACCGACGAAATGCTCGAACTCGTCGAGATGGCCGGATACGGCGACTCACGGCCGGCACAGCTGAGCGGCGGACAGAAACAGCGGGTGGCGCTGGCCCGCTCGCTCGCCCTCGACCCGGATCTCCTGTTGTTGGACGAGCCGCTGTCGAATCTCGACCGACGGCTCCGCGAGACGATGCAGCTCGAACTCAAGCGCATCCACGACCGCGTCGGAACGACGATGCTCTACGTCACGCACGACCAGGACGAGGCGTTCACGCTCGGCGAGCGACTCGGCGTGATGAACGACGGGCGACTCGTCCAGCTCGACGCACCCGAGACGGTCTACGACGATCCGACCGATCGGTTCGTCGAGTCGTTTCTCGGAACGACGAACTTCGTCGACTGCAGGGTCGTCGACGAACGAGGGCCGACGCTCGGGACCCCGTTCGGCGTCGACTTCGAGGCGCCCATCGACGGCGCGGGGCTCGCGACCGGCGACGCCGTCGTCGTCTCGCTACGGCCGGAACGGCTCTCGTTCGCGCCCGCCGGGCGGGTCGGCGCCAACTCACAGGCGGTCGGCGACGGCGGCGAGGCGACCGTCTCCGTCACCACCAGGGTCGAGGAGACCGTCTACCGCGGATCGGACGTCCGGATTCGGCTCTCGGCCGGGGAGACGACCCTGTTCGTCGAGCCCTCGGTCGCGTCGGCGCCGGGCGTCGCACCCGGCGACCGGCTGACGGTCCGGTTCGCGCCGAGCGAGGCGCGGTACTTCGACGCGTCCGGGGGCCGATGTCGCTGA
- a CDS encoding ABC transporter substrate-binding protein, which produces MPKRDAERGRTVGRRGFLAGGVAATTALSGCAGVFGSSGGDVLRVSVWSGTNETVFRETIKPLYEDRTGNTLELSGNWQGILSKIRQSPEDDPPFDVTVGVGRTNHRGQQDDLWIPVEYADLSNAGGIKSNLRQYRMAEVGVPVAYGAHAYVYNEAAASWTPETWTDLRSAAAANVALPSDFWLKLFMMAALLADDEPMADEVYDRRYMDGLFEVIEGLPVSTFYQGTQQLWTALSEGLADVGHYFFAYGLRKARDTDEYPIGVTVPEPTTGYIDYYQIVRGTSKEAMATEFIDFLLDPEVQTAYADAFNLGFSHAETTYPDETAAELPTTNDELDRIAFQNFAGVAEFSGEMSERFRSFVQDN; this is translated from the coding sequence ATGCCCAAGCGGGATGCGGAGCGGGGCCGTACGGTCGGCCGGCGGGGCTTTCTCGCCGGCGGCGTGGCTGCGACGACGGCACTGAGCGGTTGTGCCGGCGTGTTCGGATCGTCCGGAGGGGACGTCCTCAGGGTGTCGGTGTGGAGCGGCACCAACGAGACGGTGTTCCGCGAGACCATCAAGCCGCTGTACGAGGACCGAACCGGCAACACGCTCGAACTGAGTGGCAACTGGCAGGGGATTCTCTCGAAGATCCGGCAGTCGCCGGAGGACGACCCGCCGTTCGACGTCACCGTCGGCGTCGGGCGGACGAACCACCGCGGCCAGCAGGACGACCTCTGGATCCCGGTCGAATACGCCGACCTCTCGAACGCGGGCGGAATCAAGTCCAACCTCCGCCAGTACCGAATGGCCGAGGTGGGCGTCCCCGTCGCGTACGGCGCCCACGCGTACGTCTACAACGAGGCGGCGGCGTCGTGGACGCCCGAGACGTGGACCGACCTTCGGTCGGCGGCGGCGGCGAACGTCGCGCTACCCAGCGACTTCTGGCTCAAACTGTTCATGATGGCGGCGTTGCTGGCCGACGACGAGCCCATGGCCGACGAGGTGTACGACCGTCGGTACATGGACGGGCTGTTCGAGGTCATCGAGGGCCTCCCAGTGTCGACGTTCTATCAGGGGACTCAGCAGCTTTGGACTGCCCTCTCGGAGGGGCTGGCCGACGTCGGTCACTACTTTTTCGCGTACGGGCTGCGCAAGGCACGGGACACCGACGAGTATCCCATCGGCGTCACGGTCCCGGAGCCGACGACGGGCTACATCGACTACTACCAGATCGTCCGGGGCACCTCGAAGGAGGCGATGGCGACGGAGTTCATCGACTTCCTGCTCGACCCGGAGGTCCAGACCGCCTACGCGGACGCGTTCAACCTCGGGTTCTCACACGCGGAGACGACCTATCCGGACGAAACCGCCGCGGAGCTGCCGACGACGAACGACGAACTCGACCGGATCGCGTTCCAGAACTTCGCCGGCGTCGCGGAGTTCTCCGGCGAGATGAGCGAGCGGTTCCGATCGTTCGTCCAGGACAACTAG
- a CDS encoding permease produces the protein MNARTPALSVACGITILLLVGASSIAFLSSQYGDGPGVGILGVVSGLVAGLLAAVVVGVTADRTEGWLATALVAYGTFGATFLGIGGLQYRNVPGADGLFPFRIHLLTSVLLAVVAAGVDHRGRG, from the coding sequence ATGAACGCCCGAACGCCGGCTCTTAGCGTCGCCTGTGGCATCACGATCCTCCTTCTGGTGGGAGCTTCGAGCATCGCGTTCCTCAGTAGCCAGTACGGCGACGGCCCCGGTGTCGGTATCTTGGGAGTGGTCAGTGGGCTGGTTGCGGGCCTGCTGGCCGCAGTCGTCGTCGGGGTCACGGCCGACCGCACCGAGGGCTGGCTAGCGACTGCGCTCGTCGCTTACGGAACGTTCGGTGCCACGTTCCTGGGCATTGGGGGCTTACAGTACCGCAACGTCCCCGGCGCGGACGGCCTGTTCCCGTTCCGGATCCACCTGCTGACGAGCGTACTACTCGCAGTCGTAGCCGCAGGAGTCGATCATCGGGGGCGGGGGTAG